From Microcoleus sp. bin38.metabat.b11b12b14.051, one genomic window encodes:
- a CDS encoding cyanoexosortase A system-associated protein — MAITYWKPLRISLLAVTLGGVLLVTGKLIFYPSAPNTAATNFDFPPAVPLADWKQEKSAPLAITDNSEFKAARKYEYQKNGTNLEIEMRYAVNTIGDVEAMMKGNTVLKSSPGKLALANTPGGGYHGILQLQNRLYLSSCINPRGPATVTSQQFRYNRNTSDWQPNRILFWLLGRGNIQDRRCLWTQMSVPLDKTTPKEATKILENAWVSWHGWWQPRFPEP, encoded by the coding sequence ATGGCTATTACTTATTGGAAACCATTGAGAATTTCCCTGTTGGCTGTTACTTTGGGAGGGGTTTTGTTGGTGACCGGAAAATTAATATTTTATCCCTCCGCACCCAACACAGCGGCAACCAACTTTGACTTTCCCCCGGCGGTGCCTCTAGCAGACTGGAAACAGGAGAAGAGCGCGCCGCTGGCAATTACTGACAATTCCGAGTTCAAAGCTGCCAGGAAATATGAATATCAAAAAAATGGCACGAATCTCGAAATAGAAATGCGCTACGCGGTCAACACCATTGGGGATGTGGAAGCTATGATGAAGGGAAATACTGTTCTCAAGTCATCTCCTGGTAAACTAGCATTAGCTAACACTCCAGGTGGTGGATATCACGGAATTTTGCAACTGCAAAATCGACTGTATTTGAGTTCCTGTATCAACCCTCGCGGCCCTGCTACAGTCACTTCCCAACAGTTTAGATACAATCGAAATACTAGCGATTGGCAGCCGAACCGCATTCTGTTTTGGCTTTTGGGTAGGGGAAACATTCAAGACAGACGCTGTTTGTGGACTCAAATGTCTGTACCTTTGGATAAAACCACTCCAAAAGAGGCCACAAAAATTCTAGAGAATGCTTGGGTTTCTTGGCATGGGTGGTGGCAACCGCGATTTCCCGAACCTTAA
- the crtA gene encoding cyanoexosortase A has protein sequence MTEINWLKQVQEPKYWLLGIGSGLIALHLTLTSRTNDTDLFGTMLLFWGVVAFLIWERHESLTFESGIFASFFGASLIAFILLKSSSIPSGYDFFIRLSPFLTGVSLALLASGTKGLKQYWQELLILGYTAIPPGLIGVFVDVAKLTAKFSAFILHYLGFEVVRQGVFLILEKGSVEVYHGCSGVNAILQLLGLALVFLLMFPTTTGQKIVVPILAIIIAFVVNAARVALMAVLVSLSQPQAFKYWHEGNGSVVFSMIAVFIFGLFCWFAILKDEPKNKEKQNF, from the coding sequence ATGACCGAAATCAACTGGCTCAAACAAGTCCAAGAACCTAAATACTGGCTGTTAGGCATCGGCTCCGGTTTGATTGCCCTCCACCTGACTCTGACTTCCAGAACCAACGACACTGACCTATTTGGCACCATGTTACTGTTTTGGGGAGTCGTAGCATTTCTCATTTGGGAAAGACACGAATCCTTAACCTTTGAAAGCGGAATTTTCGCCAGCTTTTTTGGAGCATCGTTAATTGCTTTCATCTTACTCAAAAGTTCTTCGATACCTAGTGGATACGACTTTTTCATCAGACTTTCGCCATTCTTGACAGGAGTAAGTCTGGCGTTGCTAGCATCCGGCACAAAAGGACTGAAACAATACTGGCAGGAACTGCTAATTCTTGGCTACACAGCTATTCCTCCCGGATTGATTGGAGTATTCGTTGACGTAGCCAAATTAACAGCAAAATTTTCCGCTTTCATCCTGCACTACTTAGGATTTGAAGTGGTGCGGCAAGGAGTATTTCTCATCCTAGAAAAAGGCAGCGTCGAAGTGTATCACGGCTGTTCGGGCGTGAATGCGATTCTACAATTGTTAGGACTAGCCCTGGTTTTCTTGCTGATGTTTCCGACAACTACGGGTCAAAAAATTGTAGTACCAATCCTGGCAATAATTATTGCATTTGTGGTCAATGCCGCGCGAGTTGCTCTCATGGCCGTGCTGGTATCGCTATCTCAACCGCAAGCATTTAAATACTGGCACGAAGGAAATGGTTCGGTAGTCTTTTCGATGATTGCTGTATTCATTTTCGGGTTGTTCTGCTGGTTTGCAATTTTGAAAGACGAACCGAAAAATAAGGAAAAACAAAATTTCTAA
- the rfbB gene encoding dTDP-glucose 4,6-dehydratase: MTDSGNQGIEREPHRLLVTGGAGFIGSNFVHHWCSSYPGSRVIVLDALTYAGNRQTLASLEGGENFRFVQGDICDRTLVDSLLKEENINTVAHFAAESHVDRSIIGPGAFVQTNVVGTFTLLEAFRKHWEVIDDSSVKAQMRFLHVSTDEVYGSLGPDDPAFTETTAYSPNSPYSASKAGSDHLARAYFHTYGLPTIITNCSNNYGPYHFPEKLIPLMCINMLLGKPLPVYGDGQNVRDWLFVLDHCRALDAVINRGQPGETYNVGGNNEVKNLDLVKMLCELMDELAPELPARPCEQLISFVKDRAGHDRRYAINANKIKTELGWTPSVTVEQGLRQTVEWYLAHREWWEPLLSEEYQNYYRKVYAN, encoded by the coding sequence ATGACAGACAGCGGGAATCAAGGCATTGAGCGAGAGCCTCATAGATTGTTGGTGACGGGCGGAGCTGGATTTATCGGCTCGAATTTTGTGCATCACTGGTGCAGCAGCTATCCGGGCTCGCGAGTAATCGTACTCGACGCTTTAACCTACGCCGGTAACAGACAAACCCTGGCAAGTTTGGAAGGAGGAGAAAATTTTCGGTTTGTCCAAGGGGATATTTGCGATCGTACCCTCGTCGATAGCTTGCTCAAAGAAGAAAACATCAACACAGTCGCCCACTTTGCCGCAGAATCCCACGTTGACAGGTCAATTATCGGGCCCGGCGCCTTCGTTCAAACCAACGTAGTCGGCACCTTCACACTCTTAGAAGCCTTCCGCAAGCATTGGGAAGTCATTGATGACTCGTCTGTCAAAGCCCAAATGCGCTTCCTCCACGTTTCTACCGACGAAGTTTACGGGAGTCTGGGCCCCGACGACCCGGCATTTACCGAAACCACCGCCTACTCGCCCAACAGTCCCTACTCAGCCTCAAAAGCCGGCAGCGACCACCTCGCCCGCGCCTATTTCCACACCTACGGGCTGCCAACAATTATCACCAACTGTTCCAACAATTACGGCCCCTATCACTTCCCCGAAAAGCTGATTCCGTTAATGTGCATCAATATGCTATTGGGCAAACCGCTACCAGTATACGGCGACGGTCAAAACGTCCGAGATTGGCTGTTCGTGCTCGACCACTGCCGCGCCTTAGATGCCGTTATCAACCGCGGTCAGCCCGGGGAAACCTACAATGTTGGCGGCAACAACGAAGTAAAAAATCTCGATTTAGTCAAAATGCTCTGCGAGTTAATGGACGAATTAGCTCCTGAATTGCCAGCACGTCCTTGCGAACAACTGATCTCATTTGTCAAAGACAGAGCCGGGCACGATCGGCGTTACGCTATTAATGCCAACAAAATTAAAACAGAGTTAGGTTGGACTCCCTCAGTCACAGTTGAACAAGGTTTGCGACAAACTGTGGAATGGTACTTAGCCCATCGCGAATGGTGGGAACCCCTGCTTTCGGAGGAATATCAAAATTACTACCGCAAAGTTTACGCTAATTAG